In Rhodococcus oxybenzonivorans, the following proteins share a genomic window:
- a CDS encoding ABC transporter substrate-binding protein, with the protein MSFFSRVLRRRPASVAAAVVLAATLAACGSPGGGDADSGSGTASAGGSEAVFPRTVQHHQGETVIEAKPERVVALDNSLVEAVVALDAPLVGGIGSYRDQSGFPEYLGDAVKDTKDVGPMATPDLEAIAALQPDLIVSASVRHEALYDELSAIAPTVFVETTGPIWKQNIRDLGTALGEEDKAAEVLTAYETRAAKLGKAINDKAGNPTVSMVRFVDGPTRLYANKSFSGIVFRDMGLARPADQAVDAFSVEIGEEEIRKADADHIFVTVYSGAEATAESFRRNPLWGGLKGVQANNVHQVEDAIWMTSVSLQGADLMMDDMAEVFGVDPMKP; encoded by the coding sequence ATGTCTTTCTTCTCGCGCGTCCTGAGGCGACGCCCGGCGTCGGTGGCCGCCGCCGTGGTGCTGGCGGCGACGCTGGCTGCGTGCGGCTCACCCGGGGGCGGCGACGCCGACTCGGGGTCGGGGACGGCGTCGGCCGGCGGCTCGGAGGCGGTGTTCCCGCGCACCGTGCAGCACCATCAGGGTGAGACGGTGATCGAGGCCAAACCCGAACGGGTGGTGGCCTTGGACAACAGTCTGGTCGAAGCGGTGGTCGCACTCGACGCCCCGCTGGTCGGCGGCATCGGCTCCTACCGTGACCAGTCGGGATTCCCGGAGTACCTCGGTGACGCCGTCAAGGACACCAAGGACGTCGGCCCGATGGCGACGCCGGATCTGGAGGCGATCGCGGCCCTGCAGCCGGACCTGATCGTGTCGGCGAGCGTGCGTCACGAGGCACTCTACGACGAGCTGTCCGCGATCGCCCCGACGGTGTTCGTCGAGACCACCGGCCCGATCTGGAAGCAGAACATTCGCGACCTCGGTACCGCCCTGGGTGAGGAGGACAAGGCCGCAGAGGTGCTCACCGCGTACGAGACCCGCGCGGCCAAACTCGGCAAGGCGATCAACGACAAGGCCGGCAACCCGACGGTGTCGATGGTCCGGTTCGTCGACGGCCCGACCCGCCTGTACGCGAACAAATCGTTCAGCGGAATCGTCTTCCGGGACATGGGCCTTGCCCGGCCGGCGGACCAGGCCGTCGATGCCTTCAGCGTCGAGATCGGTGAGGAGGAGATCCGCAAGGCCGACGCCGATCACATCTTCGTCACCGTGTACTCCGGTGCCGAGGCGACCGCCGAGAGTTTCCGCCGCAATCCGCTGTGGGGCGGGCTGAAGGGCGTGCAGGCGAACAACGTGCACCAGGTCGAGGACGCCATCTGGATGACCTCGGTCAGTCTGCAGGGTGCGGACCTGATGATGGACGACATGGCCGAGGTCTTCGGGGTGGACCCGATGAAACCCTGA
- a CDS encoding ABC transporter ATP-binding protein, which translates to MADTAPSPTVDPATVIRPAPSLAARQLRVGYGPGRTVIPDLDLEVASGQVTAIIGANGSGKSTLLRALARLHRLEAGTVLLAGRDIAGLPTGVVARELGLLPQSPITPESITVRDLVARGRTPHTSMWRQWSPADEAAVVDALTATGLVELADRPVDALSGGQRQRVWIAMVVAQGTPLLLLDEPTTFLDLAHQLDVLELVQRLNREQGRTVVMVLHDLAQACRFADHLVALRDGVIVASGAPSRVVDRQMVREVFGVECHILSDPASGGPVVVPYARI; encoded by the coding sequence ATGGCCGACACGGCACCCAGTCCCACCGTCGACCCGGCCACGGTGATCCGGCCCGCGCCGTCGCTGGCGGCCCGTCAGCTGCGCGTCGGGTACGGGCCCGGCCGCACCGTGATCCCGGATCTGGATCTGGAGGTGGCCTCGGGTCAGGTGACGGCGATCATCGGCGCGAACGGCTCCGGGAAATCCACGCTGCTGCGGGCCCTGGCCCGACTGCACCGTCTCGAGGCGGGAACCGTGCTGCTCGCCGGCCGGGACATCGCCGGCCTCCCGACCGGGGTCGTGGCCCGCGAGCTGGGCCTGCTGCCGCAGTCGCCGATCACCCCGGAATCGATCACCGTGCGCGATCTCGTCGCCCGTGGCCGGACACCGCACACCAGCATGTGGCGTCAGTGGTCCCCCGCCGACGAAGCGGCCGTGGTCGACGCGTTGACCGCGACCGGGCTGGTCGAGCTCGCCGACCGGCCCGTCGACGCACTCTCGGGCGGTCAGCGTCAACGCGTGTGGATCGCGATGGTCGTCGCCCAGGGCACACCGCTGTTGCTGCTCGACGAACCCACCACCTTCCTCGACCTGGCCCACCAACTCGACGTGCTCGAGCTGGTGCAGCGACTGAACCGGGAGCAGGGCCGAACCGTCGTCATGGTGTTGCACGACCTCGCGCAGGCCTGCCGCTTCGCCGACCACCTCGTCGCCCTGCGCGACGGCGTGATCGTCGCCTCCGGTGCACCGTCCCGGGTCGTGGACCGTCAGATGGTGCGGGAGGTGTTCGGTGTGGAGTGCCATATCCTCAGCGACCCGGCCAGCGGCGGCCCGGTCGTCGTGCCCTACGCCCGGATCTGA
- a CDS encoding FecCD family ABC transporter permease, with the protein MTAPALSAARAGNGAVVVQAGPVSALLRPRALLVGVGATAGAVGLFLAALAVGSTDLSPGEVVGGLLGQGKSSVVFTVQRLRLPRALVGLLVGLALGAAGALTQGLARNPLASPDVLGVTAGASAGAVLVLLAQGSTTAAAGGASAGLAQVGLPLGAVAGAALAAVLVLALTGRRRVDGAGLDPHRLVLVGVVLAAAFTGLVEYTLVRGDVDQATKATVWLTGSLHGRGWEHVWGVATALLILLPFAAVLVRRLDVLLLGDSAATALGIRVGRSRLWIVVAAVALAGTATAAAGPVAFVALVAPNLARRVVRGPGVPLVTSALLGAVVVLAADLVARGVIPGFELPAGAVCALVGAPYLLYLILRTSKER; encoded by the coding sequence GTGACCGCTCCCGCATTGAGCGCCGCCCGGGCCGGTAACGGGGCCGTGGTGGTGCAGGCGGGGCCGGTGTCGGCGCTGCTGCGTCCACGCGCGCTGCTCGTTGGTGTGGGTGCCACCGCCGGGGCGGTGGGCCTGTTTCTGGCCGCGCTCGCGGTCGGCTCGACGGACCTGTCGCCGGGCGAGGTGGTCGGCGGGCTGCTCGGGCAGGGGAAGTCGTCCGTGGTCTTCACCGTTCAGCGGCTGCGGCTGCCGCGCGCCCTGGTCGGTTTGCTCGTCGGGTTGGCGCTCGGCGCCGCCGGTGCCCTCACCCAGGGGCTGGCCCGCAACCCGCTGGCCTCCCCGGACGTTCTCGGCGTGACCGCCGGCGCCAGTGCCGGGGCGGTCCTGGTGCTCTTGGCGCAGGGTTCGACGACGGCCGCCGCCGGCGGAGCGTCGGCCGGGCTGGCCCAGGTCGGCCTGCCGCTCGGGGCGGTCGCGGGCGCCGCCCTGGCCGCAGTTCTGGTGCTGGCGCTCACCGGTCGCCGCCGGGTGGACGGCGCCGGGCTGGACCCGCACCGTCTGGTCCTGGTCGGGGTGGTGCTCGCCGCGGCGTTCACCGGGCTGGTCGAGTACACCCTCGTTCGCGGGGACGTCGACCAGGCGACGAAGGCGACGGTGTGGCTCACCGGTTCTCTGCATGGGCGCGGGTGGGAGCACGTCTGGGGTGTGGCGACGGCGTTGCTGATCCTGCTGCCGTTCGCGGCCGTGCTGGTCCGCCGCCTCGACGTCCTGCTGCTCGGGGACTCCGCCGCCACCGCACTCGGCATCCGGGTGGGCCGGAGCCGGTTGTGGATCGTCGTTGCCGCAGTCGCCCTGGCCGGCACCGCCACCGCAGCGGCGGGCCCGGTCGCGTTCGTGGCGTTGGTAGCGCCCAACCTCGCGCGGCGGGTGGTGCGCGGCCCGGGTGTGCCGCTGGTGACCTCGGCGCTACTCGGCGCGGTGGTAGTGCTGGCGGCCGACCTGGTGGCACGCGGGGTGATCCCCGGCTTCGAGTTACCGGCGGGCGCGGTGTGTGCGCTCGTCGGCGCCCCGTACCTGCTCTATCTCATCCTGCGCACATCCAAGGAACGTTGA
- a CDS encoding FecCD family ABC transporter permease — protein sequence MTVPASLGRVPLRSGQLAAGMVVLAGALVLVAVTGLAVGTRALPVAEVLAVLGGAREGDAAIIILEQRLPRTVLGLAVGAALGVAGVAAQGLTRNPLADPALLGVSAGAALSVVLGISFFGTGALPAHIGFAIVGAALAGAAVLLLAGRSDVRTNSTELALAGVAVSALLAAATTTLVLIDADTLEEYRFWAVGALSGRGNSTAALVVPVLGVAVLLGWACARWLDALALGDEAARALGLRLGRIRLAIGATVVLLTGVAVAATGPIGFIGLAVPHAARALTGARHGWLVPYAALLGGTLLVLADVLGRIVVRPGELQVGIVTAVVGAPVVLVVLRRIRTAAR from the coding sequence ATGACCGTCCCTGCCAGTCTCGGCCGCGTGCCGTTGCGGAGCGGACAGCTCGCTGCCGGCATGGTGGTGCTGGCAGGCGCGCTGGTGCTGGTCGCGGTGACCGGGCTGGCGGTGGGAACGCGTGCGCTGCCGGTGGCTGAGGTGCTGGCGGTACTCGGCGGTGCGCGAGAAGGCGACGCCGCGATCATCATCCTGGAGCAACGGTTACCGCGCACGGTCCTGGGGCTGGCAGTGGGTGCGGCGCTGGGGGTCGCGGGCGTCGCGGCGCAGGGGCTCACCCGCAACCCACTGGCGGATCCGGCGCTGCTCGGCGTCTCGGCCGGCGCCGCACTGTCGGTGGTGCTGGGAATTTCCTTCTTCGGGACCGGCGCGCTGCCCGCACACATCGGATTCGCGATCGTCGGTGCAGCACTGGCCGGAGCCGCCGTGCTCCTGTTGGCCGGCCGGTCAGATGTGCGCACGAATTCCACCGAACTGGCTCTCGCCGGAGTCGCGGTCTCCGCGTTGCTGGCCGCCGCGACGACCACACTGGTCCTGATCGACGCCGATACCCTCGAGGAGTACCGGTTCTGGGCCGTGGGCGCACTGTCCGGACGGGGCAACAGCACCGCCGCCCTGGTGGTCCCGGTGCTCGGCGTCGCCGTCCTCCTGGGCTGGGCCTGCGCCCGCTGGCTCGACGCCCTGGCGCTCGGCGACGAGGCGGCGCGCGCACTGGGCTTGCGGTTGGGACGGATCCGGCTCGCCATCGGCGCCACCGTGGTCCTGCTCACCGGAGTCGCGGTCGCGGCGACCGGCCCGATCGGGTTCATCGGCCTTGCGGTGCCGCACGCCGCCCGCGCCCTCACCGGTGCCCGGCACGGCTGGCTGGTGCCCTACGCGGCGCTGCTCGGCGGCACCCTGCTCGTGCTCGCCGACGTTCTCGGACGAATCGTGGTGCGCCCCGGCGAGCTGCAGGTCGGCATCGTCACCGCGGTGGTCGGAGCCCCGGTCGTGCTGGTGGTGCTGCGCCGGATCCGGACAGCTGCCCGGTGA